One part of the Helicoverpa armigera isolate CAAS_96S chromosome 3, ASM3070526v1, whole genome shotgun sequence genome encodes these proteins:
- the LOC110372932 gene encoding acireductone dioxygenase — MVQAWYMDEEKTDQRLEHHKNPPEYVSLEDLFKKTGVEYFKLNVDTYTTDGVLDNLKKERGYTYEDEMTCSKECLPNYEEKIKSFFTEHLHTDEEIRFVLAGSGYFDVRDAQDQWIRIAVSAGDMIVIPSGIYHRFTLDTNNFIKAKRFFIGEPVWLPYNRPADDMDARKQYVEKLEKGFTVTAC; from the exons ATGGTTCAAGCGTGGTATATGGACGAAGAAAAAACCGATCAGCGTTTGGAGCACCATAAGAATCCGCCAGAGTATGTTTCTCTCGAGGATTTGTTCAAGAAAACCGGCGTCGAATATTTCAAA CTGAACGTAGACACATACACCACTGACGGAGTACTGGACAATCTGAAGAAGGAGCGAGGCTACACGTATGAGGATGAGATGACCTGCTCCAAGGAGTGCTTGCCCAACTATGAGGAGAAGATCAAGTCATTCTTCACTGAGCATTTGCACACCGATGAGGagattag GTTCGTGCTGGCCGGTTCAGGGTACTTCGACGTGCGCGACGCTCAGGACCAGTGGATACGCATCGCCGTCAGCGCCGGAGATATGATCGTCATCCCCAGCGGCATCTACCATCGGTTCACGCTTGATACTAAT AACTTCATAAAGGCAAAACGCTTCTTCATTGGGGAACCAGTGTGGCTGCCTTACAACCGGCCGGCGGACGACATGGACGCTCGCAAACAATATGTGGAGAAACTGGAGAAAGGTTTCACTGTCACTGCTTGTTAA
- the LOC110372944 gene encoding uncharacterized transmembrane protein DDB_G0289901: MSGGTSSDASSLSGGTSSFTCDVSGGPARATGVSSGGRSSANVGHALGADMVSRGYAHGYGTSNVADDLSGRKTNTGGVYSGVSIRDFAGDFSDEKSGDIGGIGKAAGSHSLRAAFVTSGKLHGTGSGFPNGPKSDAGGFYSEPASATVVDSSGTSSAPVAHSLDAVVVSSSGAGGFTGGTSSAIGGHSQDTDAISRGYERDPSSIAAVTHSGAGGFSGGTRSASGVYSQDSDAVSHGYESGASSISSVTSSGAGGTSVVTRRYPSRIAGVTSSGAGAFSDGTRSSTGGHAVNGDAVSRGYERSSSSIAGVNSSGAGGTKSATVGTSVSLDAEAVSRGYERGASSIAGEISSGAGGFSGGTRSATGVQSQDADAVSGGYERDPSSIAGVTSSHPGGFSGGTTGLFGDSSGGKTNIASVFSGGTSSATGVYSSATSSDTGGHSLDSNIGASSVTGTYTYGGDAGVHFDNTPSTFPVGIIEGTGALAGGVSGGTVTAASGITDGIGTVGGGVLSGAGLVMPPVGGVTTFFASAIDPSGALLSQTGGISGVTGLVSGGISTVASGIASGIGAVVSGVASGISMVAGDVAEGVGTVAPGMSSGIVTIASSATSGVGTVANGVTWPVSTVVTGITGGIINVGRGISHGYSSSTGGVASNIVGGVTGVITTVTGGVASGIGAIASGITSGISNVASGVSGAVTTVAGGISGGLGSFPTGITGGISNISTSDFTGSLTTATEGIPSNFSPVIIGITSITIVIAGEIYNGVSTIGQGISSGIGTTAGGISSGVISVFGGVISGIASAGSSVIATVAGGVSSGIATVANGVSSGIVGAAGAVSSGIVTVAGGVSSGIAGVAGGVSSGISTVAVGVPSGIASAASGVSSGITMVAGGVSSGIASAASGVSSGIATVAIGVSTGIASAASAVSGGVSSGIFTVAVGVSSGIASAAGGVSSAIATVAGGVSSGIASAAGGVSSGISTVAVGMSSGIASSTSGVSSAIATVAGGVSSGISTFADSIFEGTKWVLPDSSGGLGFSEGFGTGTSAAMVESAGIIVFTIWYIGIAFNYIIVPILERRRRLLYCPCRSSDNPPKDCMIGAEGEGNGATEPKDKNGSAKEQSNGSAKEQSNGSAKEQSNESTKEKSNGVAQEKNNGAAKEKGSATESKRNSIVSESKDTAPPQKSEVPKQPSLGSVNDSEELKDAVDDMPEFDEIDEAGDDEDN, from the exons ATGTCTGGCGGCACTAGCAGTGACGCTAGTAGTTTATCTGGCGGCACTAGCAGTTTCACTTGTGACGTTTCTGGTGGCCCTGCCCGCGCCACGGGTGTAAGTTCTGGTGGGAGGAGCAGTGCCAACGTAGGCCATGCGCTGGGTGCTGATATGGTCTCCCGTGGCTATGCACATGGCTATGGTACTAGCAATGTCGCTGATGACTTATCTGGTAGGAAAACCAATACTGGCGGAGTATATTCTGGCGTCTCTATAAGAGATTTTGCTGGCGACTTTTCTGATGAAAAATCTGGTGATATCGGTGGTATTGGCAAAGCAGCTGGTAGCCACTCACTTCGTGCTGCTTTTGTCACCAGTGGCAAACTACATGGTACGGGCAGTGGCTTTCCTAACGGCCCTAAGAGTGACGCTGGCGGTTTTTATAGCGAGCCTGCCAGTGCTACCGTTGTTGACTCCAGTGGCACTAGCAGTGCCCCCGTTGCTCACTCACTAGATGCTGTGGTGGTGAGTAGTAGTGGCGCTGGTGGCTTTACCGGTGGCACTAGTAGTGCCATTGGTGGCCACTCTCAAGATACTGATGCTATCTCTCGTGGTTATGAACGAGATCCTAGCAGCATCGCTGCCGTCACTCATAGTGGTGCTGGTGGTTTTTCAGGTGGTACCAGAAGTGCCAGTGGTGTCTACTCACAGGATAGTGATGCTGTCTCCCACGGTTATGAAAGTGGTGCCAGCAGTATCAGTAGCGTCACCAGTAGTGGCGCTGGTGGTACCAGCGTTGTCACTCGTCGCTATCCTAGTCGTATCGCTGGCGTCACTAGTAGTGGCGCTGGTGCTTTCTCCGATGGTACCAGAAGTTCCACTGGTGGCCACGCAGTAAATGGTGATGCTGTGTCTCGTGGTTATGAACGTAGTTCTAGCAGTATCGCTGGCGTCAATAGTAGTGGCGCTGGTGGTACTAAAAGTGCCACTGTTGGCACAAGTGTCTCACTGGATGCTGAAGCTGTCTCTCGTGGTTATGAACGTGGTGCTAGCAGTATTGCGGGCGAAATCAGTAGTGGCGCTGGTGGCTTTTCTGGTGGTACCAGAAGTGCCACTGGTGTCCAATCACAGGATGCTGATGCTGTCTCTGGTGGTTATGAACGTGATCCTAGCAGTATCGCGGGTGTGACTAGTAGTCATCCTGGCGGCTTTTCTGGTGGCACTACCGGTTTATTTGGTGACTCTTCTGGTGGCAAAACCAATATTGCCAGTGTATTTTCTGGTGGGACTAGCAGTGCAACTGGTGTTTATTCTAGTGCCACCAGCAGTGACACTGGTGGCCACTCACTGGATTCTAATATTGGTGCTAGCAGTGTCACTGGTACGTACACCTACGGTGGTGATGCTGGAGTTCACTTCGATAACACACCGTCTACTTTTCCCGTAGGAATCATAGAAGGCACAGGTGCTCTTGCTGGAGGAGTTTCTGGAGGCACCGTGACAGCTGCCAGTGGCATCACAGATGGCATTGGCACAGTTGGGGGAGGCGTACTAAGTGGGGCTGGCCTTGTGATGCCACCGGTCGGTGGCGTTACTACTTTCTTCGCCAGTGCTATCGATCCTAGTGGTGCACTTTTGAGCCAAACAGGTGGCATTAGTGGTGTCACTGGTTTAGTCTCTGGCGGCATAAGTACAGTTGCTAGTGGCATCGCGAGTGGTATTGGGGCGGTTGTCAGTGGAGTCGCGAGTGGAATCAGCATGGTTGCCGGAGATGTCGCAGAAGGGGTTGGAACTGTTGCCCCTGGTATGTCTAGTGGCATTGTCACCATCGCTTCTAGCGCCACGAGCGGTGTAGGCACGGTTGCCAATGGTGTGACTTGGCCAGTTAGCACGGTTGTCACTGGTATTACAGGCGGAATAATAAACGTCGGTAGGGGCATTTCTCACGGTTATAGTAGTAGCACCGGTGGTGTTGCTAGCAATATTGTTGGTGGTGTCACAGGTGTTATTACTACTGTCACTGGTGGGGTCGCCAGCGGCATTGGGGCTATAGCCAGCGGCATCACAAGTGGTATTAGCAATGTTGCGAGTGGGGTGTCCGGTGCTGTTACTACTGTTGCCGGCGGCATCTCTGGTGGCTTAGGCAGTTTCCCTACAGGCATTACTGGTGGTATTTCTAACATTTCTACTAGCGACTTCACGGGTAGCCTGACAACTGCCACTGAAGGAATCCCTAGCAATTTTAGTCCGGTTATCATTGGTATCACGTCTATCACTATTGTTATTGCCGGAGAGATCTATAATGGCGTATCAACTATTGGTCAAGGAATTTCTAGTGGCATTGGCACTACCGCTGGGGGAATCTCTAGTGGAGTTATCTCGGTATTTGGCGGTGTCATAAGTGGCATCGCCAGTGCAGGATCTAGCGTCATTGCCACGGTCGCCGGTGGGGTCTCTAGCGGCATTGCCACGGTTGCCAATGGGGTTTCGAGTGGCATTGTTGGTGCAGCCGGTGCGGTATCTAGCGGTATTGTTACCGTAGCCGGTGGAGTCTCGAGTGGCATCGCTGGTGTAGCGGGTGGGGTCTCGAGCGGTATTTCCACGGTGGCCGTTGGGGTGCCGAGTGGTATTGCTAGTGCTGCCAGTGGGGTATCTAGCGGCATTACCATGGTCGCCGGTGGGGTTTCGAGTGGCATCGCCAGTGCTGCCAGTGGGGTCTCTAGCGGCATTGCCACAGTCGCCATTGGGGTCTCGACTGGTATCGCCAGTGCTGCCAGTGCGGTATCTGGTGGGGTCTCGAGTGGTATTTTCACGGTGGCCGTTGGGGTGTCGAGTGGTATTGCTAGCGCTGCCGGTGGGGTCTCTAGCGCCATTGCCACGGTCGCCGGTGGGGTCTCGAGTGGCATCGCCAGTGCTGCCGGCGGGGTCTCGAGCGGTATTTCCACGGTGGCCGTTGGGATGTCGAGTGGTATTGCCAGTTCTACCAGTGGGGTCTCTAGCGCCATTGCCACGGTCGCTGGTGGGGTCTCAAGTGGTATCAGCACATTTGCGGACAGTATATTCGAAGGCACTAAATGGGTTTTGCCCGACAGCTCTGGTGGCCTTGGTTTTTCCGAAGGCTTTGGTACTGGAACATCCGCTGCAATGGTTGAAAGTGCAGGCATCATTGTCTTCACAATCTGGTACATTGGGATCGCCTTCAACTATATCAT AGTTCCAATTCTCGAACGCCGAAGGAGACTCTTGTATTGCCCATGCAGAAGTTCCGACAATCCCCCGAAGGACTGTATGATTGGAGCGGAAGGTGAAGGAAATGGCGCGACTGAGCCTAAAGACAAGAATGGGTCAGCTAAAGAACAGAGTAACGGGTCAGCTAAAGAACAGAGTAACGGGTCAGCTAAAGAACAGAGTAACGAGTCAACTAAAGAAAAGAGTAACGGGGTAGCTCAAGAAAAGAATAACGGGGCAGCTAAAGAAAAAGGCAGTGCAACTGAGTCCAAACGAAATAGCATCGTGTCTGAGTCTAAAGATACTGCTCCTCCTCAGAAGTCAGAAGTGCCCAAGCAACCTTCTCTAGGCTCCGTAAACGATTCAGAGGAACTCAAGGACGCGGTTGACGATATGCCAGAATTCGATGAAATAGACGAAGCAGGTGATGACGAGGATAACTAG